One Pantoea eucalypti genomic region harbors:
- the gntU gene encoding gluconate transporter: MNTATLVLTAAGSVLLLLFLVMKARMHAFVALMLVSIGAGLFSGMPLNKIAETMQKGMGGTLGFLAIVVALGAMFGKILHETGAVDQIAIRMLKTFGQSRAHYAMGIAGLICALPLFFEVAVVLLISIAFAVARRTGGNLVKLVIPLFAGVAASAAFLLPGPAPMLLASQMHADFGWMILLGLCAAIPGMLIAGPLFGNFIGNHVTFSAPPEDHQPDVDESKLPSFGFSLSLILFPLVLVGLKTIGARFTTEGTTLYEWLEFIGHPFTAILLALLVAIYGLAYRQGMDKERVMQVCGSALQPAGIILLVIGAGGVFKQVLVDSGVGPVLGNALTGAGLPIALACFILSGAVRVIQGSATVACLTTVGLIMPVIEPLHYSGAQLAALSICIGGGSIIISHVNDAGFWLFGRFTGASEAETLKTWTLMETILGTVGAVVGMIAFELLS, from the coding sequence ATGAATACCGCAACACTCGTTTTGACCGCAGCAGGCTCTGTCCTGCTGCTGCTTTTTCTGGTGATGAAGGCGCGCATGCACGCTTTTGTCGCGCTGATGTTAGTCTCCATTGGTGCCGGACTTTTCTCCGGCATGCCACTCAACAAAATCGCGGAAACCATGCAAAAGGGGATGGGCGGCACGCTCGGTTTCCTTGCCATTGTGGTTGCGCTGGGCGCGATGTTCGGCAAAATCCTGCATGAAACCGGCGCCGTCGATCAGATTGCTATCCGGATGCTGAAAACCTTTGGTCAGAGTCGTGCCCATTATGCGATGGGCATTGCCGGTCTGATCTGCGCGCTGCCGCTCTTCTTTGAAGTTGCCGTGGTGCTGCTGATCAGCATCGCGTTTGCGGTGGCGCGGCGTACCGGCGGCAATCTGGTGAAACTGGTGATCCCGCTGTTTGCGGGCGTTGCGGCGTCGGCGGCCTTCCTGCTGCCCGGACCGGCCCCGATGCTGCTGGCCTCGCAGATGCACGCGGACTTTGGCTGGATGATCCTGCTGGGTCTGTGTGCGGCGATTCCCGGCATGCTGATTGCCGGGCCACTGTTTGGCAACTTTATCGGCAACCACGTCACGTTCAGCGCGCCGCCGGAAGATCATCAGCCGGATGTCGATGAGAGCAAGCTGCCGTCATTTGGTTTCAGCCTCTCACTGATCCTCTTCCCGCTGGTGCTGGTTGGCCTGAAAACCATCGGCGCACGCTTCACAACCGAAGGCACCACGCTGTATGAATGGCTGGAATTTATCGGCCATCCTTTCACTGCGATCCTGCTGGCGCTGCTGGTGGCGATTTATGGCCTGGCTTACCGTCAGGGTATGGATAAAGAGCGGGTGATGCAGGTGTGTGGCAGCGCGCTGCAACCGGCCGGGATTATCCTGCTGGTGATTGGCGCGGGCGGTGTGTTTAAGCAGGTACTGGTGGATTCTGGCGTCGGTCCGGTGCTGGGCAATGCGCTGACCGGCGCAGGACTGCCGATTGCGCTGGCCTGCTTTATCCTGTCGGGCGCGGTGCGGGTTATTCAGGGGTCGGCGACGGTCGCCTGTCTGACCACCGTCGGGCTAATCATGCCGGTGATTGAACCGCTGCACTACAGCGGTGCTCAGCTGGCAGCGCTGTCGATCTGCATCGGCGGTGGCTCAATCATTATCAGCCATGTGAACGATGCCGGCTTCTGGCTGTTTGGCCGCTTCACCGGGGCCAGCGAAGCGGAAACGCTGAAGACCTGGACGCTGATGGAGACCATTCTTGGCACTGTTGGCGCGGTGGTCGGGATGATTGCTTTCGAACTGCTTTCCTGA
- a CDS encoding DUF805 domain-containing protein, giving the protein MNSLLQIIKSCFLRTFNYQGREGRTSYFIFLLFQLAWFCSYLQWFTGPLHEIGLIALLLFILPVFSCGVRRINDAGYSSGVIVLLVVAPYLLFPFLLFPRSREKN; this is encoded by the coding sequence ATGAACAGTCTGCTGCAGATCATCAAAAGCTGTTTTTTGCGCACCTTTAATTATCAAGGGCGTGAAGGCAGGACGAGCTATTTTATTTTCCTGCTGTTCCAGCTGGCCTGGTTCTGCAGTTATCTGCAATGGTTTACCGGGCCATTGCATGAAATTGGCTTAATCGCGCTGCTGCTGTTTATTTTGCCTGTTTTTTCCTGCGGGGTGAGAAGAATAAATGACGCTGGCTATTCATCCGGCGTCATTGTCCTTTTGGTAGTAGCGCCTTATCTGCTGTTCCCTTTTTTACTCTTCCCCCGCTCGCGGGAAAAAAACTGA
- a CDS encoding YhgN family NAAT transporter, with amino-acid sequence MTEMISATILLLLIMDPLGNLPIFMSVLKHLEPKRRRVVLIREMLIALIIMLLFLFTGERILAFLNLRTETVSISGGIILFLIAIKMIFPSAESSSSGLPAGEEPFLVPLAIPLVAGPSLLATLMLLSHQYPHQMSHLVGALLIAWGVTVGILLMSGLFLRLLGDKGVNALERLMGLILIMLATQMFLDGIRAYLKL; translated from the coding sequence ATGACTGAAATGATTTCGGCGACAATATTATTGTTGTTAATTATGGATCCGCTGGGCAATCTGCCGATTTTTATGTCGGTTTTAAAGCATCTGGAGCCGAAAAGGCGGCGGGTTGTGCTAATCCGTGAAATGCTGATTGCCCTGATCATCATGCTGCTGTTCCTGTTTACCGGCGAACGCATTCTGGCATTTTTAAATCTGCGCACCGAAACGGTATCGATTTCTGGCGGGATCATTCTGTTTCTGATCGCCATCAAAATGATTTTTCCGTCGGCGGAAAGCAGCAGTTCAGGCTTACCGGCGGGTGAAGAGCCATTCCTGGTACCGCTGGCGATTCCGCTGGTCGCCGGGCCATCGCTGCTGGCAACGCTGATGCTGCTATCGCATCAGTATCCACATCAGATGTCGCATCTGGTCGGTGCGCTGTTGATCGCCTGGGGCGTGACGGTCGGCATTCTGCTGATGTCAGGACTGTTCCTGCGTCTGCTGGGTGATAAAGGCGTGAATGCGCTGGAGCGGCTGATGGGATTGATACTGATTATGCTGGCCACCCAGATGTTCCTGGATGGCATTCGGGCTTATCTGAAGTTGTAA